A part of Aegilops tauschii subsp. strangulata cultivar AL8/78 chromosome 2, Aet v6.0, whole genome shotgun sequence genomic DNA contains:
- the LOC109751095 gene encoding uncharacterized protein → MNRSLDWLQLLLIANPEEVRRKIMLVLWQSWNLRNSVIHGDGKETVSGVVQGLLRLHADLIVADDDPLEERNKNKLSTFPTIVHVPLQPGANYWGAPPSDAVKLNIDAAFLHESGEAWGGAVARDHLGRVLMSIGKRLDRCHSAEEAEGAAVELGITTFAGLFRGHIILETDCASIGGLLQSAKWECRSACRAVLANAKRQMYAFSSWEVSIVNRNKNSLAHELAAIARRTGDFSLIAMVPDDAIAVMMKEIVTTMV, encoded by the coding sequence ATGAATCGGAGTTTAGATTGGCTGCAGTTGCTGTTAATCGCAAACCCCGAGGAAGTCAGGAGGAAAATTATGTTGGTACTCTGGCAGTCGTGGAACCTGCGGAACAGTGTCATACATGGTGATGGAAAAGAGACAGTCTCGGGTGTGGTGCAGGGATTACTGAGGCTACATGCGGACCTGATAGTGGCTGACGACGACCCACTCGAGGAGAGGAACAAAAACAAGTTATCAACTTTCCCAACAATCGTTCATGTACCTCTGCAGCCGGGTGCAAACTACTGGGGAGCTCCACCTTCTGATGCAGTAAAGTTGAATATAGATGCTGCTTTCCTGCATGAATCTGGTGAGGCATGGGGAGGAGCAGTAGCCAGAGACCACCTGGGCCGGGTGCTCATGTCCATCGGCAAACGCCTTGACCGCTGCCACTCAGCAGAAGAAGCAGAGGGTGCAGCCGTCGAGCTAGGGATAACCACTTTTGCAGGCCTTTTCAGAGGACATATCATCTTAGAAACAGACTGCGCGAGCATTGGAGGGCTGCTCCAGTCGGCGAAATGGGAGTGCAGATCAGCCTGCCGTGCAGTCCTGGCCAATGCCAAGAGGCAGATGTATGCTTTCTCCAGTTGGGAAGTCAGCATCGTCAACCGAAACAAAAACTCTCTTGCTCATGAATTAGCAGCCATAGCTAGAAGAACCGGGGACTTTAGTCTGATTGCAATGGTCCCGGATGATGCAATAGCTGTAATGATGAAGGAGATTGTAACCACCATGGTGTAG
- the LOC141040632 gene encoding uncharacterized protein, whose amino-acid sequence MTDERNWDDLPDELVSKVAELLLRSDVTDYIHLRDIKPWRGAAPKLVGMNPRFFPRHWKMLQIQGEEARFVNVLTGASMRLKIPRHYGQVLACAEGCLLFAAPSGRGAHKLRLCNPVTRAVADLPNLMTRVISQDFKAAGIIYDVDDGEAPTPTVVLLVAVSVWSIDMVLYARPGDAVWQWQFFAPNEDGELPLFQGKGSLSLGGNFYVPTRSGDVLKLELHPQPHFVYAATQQEVTNQASHLHLNLRSYLVPSVDAGMLLVVRRFEHIAGYIAVSNVVFEVNLAEGTLTLLQDHKDIGNRSIFLWWLTLGTH is encoded by the coding sequence ATGACTGATGAGAGGAACTGGGACGACCTCCCGGACGAGCTCGTATCCAAGGTGGCGGAGCTCCTGCTGCGCTCAGATGTGACCGACTACATCCACCTGAGAGACATCAAGCCTTGGAGAGGCGCCGCCCCGAAGCTCGTGGGAATGAATCCGCGCTTCTTCCCACGCCACTGGAAGATGCTGCAGATCCAAGGTGAGGAAGCCAGGTTCGTGAACGTCCTCACCGGCGCCTCCATGCGGCTCAAGATCCCTCGGCACTACGGGCAGGTCCTTGCCTGCGCCGAGGGCTGCCTGCTCTTCGCCGCACCCTCAGGCCGGGGCGCGCACAAGCTGCGCCTGTGCAACCCGGTGACCAGGGCCGTCGCCGACCTACCCAATCTCATGACCAGAGTTATTTCACAAGACTTCAAGGCCGCAGGAATCATCTATGACGTCGACGACGGCGAGGCTCCCACGCCCACCGTGGTGCTCCTCGTGGCGGTATCGGTGTGGTCCATTGACATGGTCCTCTACGCGAGGCCTGGCGACGCCGTGTGGCAGTGGCAATTCTTCGCCCCAAACGAGGACGGCGAGCTTCCGTTGTTCCAAGGCAAGGGCAGCCTCTCCCTGGGCGGCAACTTCTACGTCCCCACCCGCTCAGGGGACGTCCTCAAGCTGGAGCTCCACCCGCAGCCTCACTTCGTGTACGCGGCCACGCAGCAGGAGGTCACTAATCAGGCCAGTCACTTACACTTAAACCTGAGGTCCTACCTGGTGCCGTCTGTCGATGCAGGGATGCTGCTGGTGGTTCGTAGGTTCGAGCACATTGCCGGATACATAGCCGTGTCCAACGTAGTGTTCGAGGTGAACCTCGCAGAGGGCACCCTTACACTACTACAGGACCACAAGGACATCGGCAATCGGAGCATTTTTCTCTGGTGGTTGACGCTCGGCACGCACTGA